A single genomic interval of Canis lupus dingo isolate Sandy chromosome 6, ASM325472v2, whole genome shotgun sequence harbors:
- the FBXL18 gene encoding F-box/LRR-repeat protein 18 isoform X2 encodes MASSEEDTSNDGDMPPTAAAVAVGAHLLGFSDEILLHILSHVPSTDLVLNVRRTCRKLAVLCLDKSLTHTVLLQKDYEASEDKVKQLVKEIGREIQQLNMAGCYWLSGATIEHVARCRSLVKVNLSGCHLTSLRLSKMLSALQHLRSLAIDVSPGFDAGQLSGECKATLSRVRELKQTLYTPSYGVVPCCTSLEKLLLYFEILDRTREGAILSGQLMVGQSNVPHYQNLRVFYARLAPGYINQEVVRLYLAVLSDRTPENLHAFLISVPGSFAESGATKNLLDSMARNVALDALQLPKSWLNGSSLLQHMKFNNPFYFSFSRCTLSGGHLIQRVIDGAKELRSLASLNLSGCVHCLSPDSLLRKAEDDIDSGILETLVASCRNLRHLNLSAAHHHSSEGPGRHLCQLLARLRHLRSLSLPVCSVADSAPRSDRVPAMHAVPRGFGKKVRIGVQSCPNPFSGQAGPQPSSVFWSLLKNVPFLERLELIGSNFSSAMPRNEPAIRNSLPPCSRAQNVGDSEVAAIGQLAFLRHLTLAQLPSILTGSGLVSIGLQCQQLQSLSLANLGMMGKVVYMSALSDMLKHCKRLKDLRLEQPYFSANAQFFQALSQCSALQRLCLVSRSGTLQPEAVLAFMARCLHVVVCHMFTGESLATCKSLQQSLLRSFQAERPALNVVIFPLLHEGLTNVIRDVPMVHLDEITLFKSRVAEEPPNLWW; translated from the exons GACACATCCAACGATGGAGACATGCCCCCTACAGCAGCCGCTGTGGCAGTGGGCGCCCACCTTCTCGGCTTTTCGGATGAGATCCTGCTGCATATCCTGAGCCACGTCCCCAGCACAGACCTGGTTCTGAACGTCCGGCGCACCTGCCGGAAGCTTGCGGTGCTATGCCTGGACAAGAGCCTCACCCACACTGTGCTGTTGCAGAAGGACTATGAG GCAAGTGAGGACAAGGTGAAGCAACTGGTGAAGGAGATCGGCCGGGAGATCCAGCAGCTCAACATGGCCGGCTGCTACTGGCTGTCAGGTGCCACCATTGAGCACGTGGCCCGTTGCCGCAGCCTGGTGAAGGTGAACCTCTCTGGCTGCCACCTGACCTCCCTGCGTCTGTCCAAGATGCTCTCAGCCTTGCAGCACCTGCGCTCTTTGGCCATCGACGTGAGCCCTGGCTTCGATGCCGGCCAGCTGAGTGGTGAGTGCAAGGCCACACTGAGCCGCGTGCGGGAGCTGAAGCAGACGCTGTACACACCCTCCTATGGTGTCGTGCCCTGCTGCACCAGCCTTGAGAAGCTGCTGCTCTACTTCGAGATTCTTGACCGCACACGTGAGGGCGCCATCCTCTCAGGCCAGCTGATGGTTGGCCAGAGCAATGTGCCCCACTACCAGAACCTGCGGGTCTTCTACGCGCGCCTGGCCCCTGGCTACATCAATCAGGAGGTGGTGCGGCTCTACCTGGCTGTGCTCAGTGACCGCACGCCTGAGAATCTTCACGCCTTCCTCATCTCTGTGCCTGGCAGCTTCGCTGAGAGCGGGGCCACCAAGAACCTCCTGGATTCCATGGCCCGCAACGTGGCCCTGGATGCCCTGCAGCTGCCCAAGTCCTGGCTCAACGGCTCATCCCTGCTCCAGCACATGAAGTTCAACAACCCATTTTATTTCAGCTTCAGCCGCTGCACCCTGTCCGGTGGCCACCTGATCCAGCGGGTCATTGATGGAGCCAAGGAGCTCCGCAGCCTGGCGAGCCTGAACCTCAGTGGCTGCGTCCACTGCTTGTCCCCGGACTCCCTGCTCCGCAAGGCGGAGGACGATATTGATAGCggcatcctggagaccctggtGGCGTCCTGTCGCAACTTGCGGCACCTCAACCTCTCGGCTGCCCATCACCACAGCTCTGAGGGCCCAGGCCGCCACCTCTGCCAGCTGCTGGCTCGGCTGCGCCACCTGCGCTCCTTATCCCTGCCTGTCTGCTCTGTCGCCGACTCAGCACCACGGTCCGACCGTGTGCCTGCCATGCATGCTGTGCCCCGTGGCTTTGGCAAGAAGGTGCGCATTGGCGTGCAGTCCTGCCCCAACCCCTTCTCGGGGCAGGCAGGCCCTCAGCCTTCCTCCGTGTTCTGGTCTCTGCTGAAGAACGTGCCCTTTCTGGAGCGCCTTGAGCTGATCGGGTCCAACTTCTCCTCTGCCATGCCGCGCAACGAACCTGCTATCCGCAACTCCCTCCCGCCCTGCAGCCGGGCACAGAACGTTGGAGACTCGGAAGTGGCTGCCATTGGCCAGCTGGCATTCCTGAGGCACCTGACGCTGGCCCAGCTGCCCAGCATCCTGACGGGCTCTGGGCTGGTCAGCATCGGCCTGCAGTGCCAGCAGCTGCAGTCTCTCTCACTGGCCAACCTGGGCATGATGGGGAAGGTGGTCTACATGTCTGCGCTCTCAGACATGCTGAAGCACTGCAAGCGGCTGAAGGACCTCAG GCTGGAACAGCCCTATTTCAGCGCCAACGCCCAGTTCTTCCAGGCGCTCAGCCAGTGCTCTGCGCTGCAGCGCCTCTGCCTGGTCTCCCGCAGTGGCACGCTCCAGCCTGAGGCTGTGCTGGCTTTCATGGCCCGCTGCCTGCACGTTGTTGTGTGCCACATGTTCACCGGGGAGTCCCTGGCCACCTGCAAGAGCCTGCAGCAGTCCCTGCTCCGAAG
- the FBXL18 gene encoding F-box/LRR-repeat protein 18 isoform X3, translating to MPPTAAAVAVGAHLLGFSDEILLHILSHVPSTDLVLNVRRTCRKLAVLCLDKSLTHTVLLQKDYEASEDKVKQLVKEIGREIQQLNMAGCYWLSGATIEHVARCRSLVKVNLSGCHLTSLRLSKMLSALQHLRSLAIDVSPGFDAGQLSGECKATLSRVRELKQTLYTPSYGVVPCCTSLEKLLLYFEILDRTREGAILSGQLMVGQSNVPHYQNLRVFYARLAPGYINQEVVRLYLAVLSDRTPENLHAFLISVPGSFAESGATKNLLDSMARNVALDALQLPKSWLNGSSLLQHMKFNNPFYFSFSRCTLSGGHLIQRVIDGAKELRSLASLNLSGCVHCLSPDSLLRKAEDDIDSGILETLVASCRNLRHLNLSAAHHHSSEGPGRHLCQLLARLRHLRSLSLPVCSVADSAPRSDRVPAMHAVPRGFGKKVRIGVQSCPNPFSGQAGPQPSSVFWSLLKNVPFLERLELIGSNFSSAMPRNEPAIRNSLPPCSRAQNVGDSEVAAIGQLAFLRHLTLAQLPSILTGSGLVSIGLQCQQLQSLSLANLGMMGKVVYMSALSDMLKHCKRLKDLRLEQPYFSANAQFFQALSQCSALQRLCLVSRSGTLQPEAVLAFMARCLHVVVCHMFTGESLATCKSLQQSLLRRCHGLCGLCGLCAPLQHPTDPPTPRDCVTVFPGRAARAERCHLPSAPRGPDQCHPGRPHGAPG from the exons ATGCCCCCTACAGCAGCCGCTGTGGCAGTGGGCGCCCACCTTCTCGGCTTTTCGGATGAGATCCTGCTGCATATCCTGAGCCACGTCCCCAGCACAGACCTGGTTCTGAACGTCCGGCGCACCTGCCGGAAGCTTGCGGTGCTATGCCTGGACAAGAGCCTCACCCACACTGTGCTGTTGCAGAAGGACTATGAG GCAAGTGAGGACAAGGTGAAGCAACTGGTGAAGGAGATCGGCCGGGAGATCCAGCAGCTCAACATGGCCGGCTGCTACTGGCTGTCAGGTGCCACCATTGAGCACGTGGCCCGTTGCCGCAGCCTGGTGAAGGTGAACCTCTCTGGCTGCCACCTGACCTCCCTGCGTCTGTCCAAGATGCTCTCAGCCTTGCAGCACCTGCGCTCTTTGGCCATCGACGTGAGCCCTGGCTTCGATGCCGGCCAGCTGAGTGGTGAGTGCAAGGCCACACTGAGCCGCGTGCGGGAGCTGAAGCAGACGCTGTACACACCCTCCTATGGTGTCGTGCCCTGCTGCACCAGCCTTGAGAAGCTGCTGCTCTACTTCGAGATTCTTGACCGCACACGTGAGGGCGCCATCCTCTCAGGCCAGCTGATGGTTGGCCAGAGCAATGTGCCCCACTACCAGAACCTGCGGGTCTTCTACGCGCGCCTGGCCCCTGGCTACATCAATCAGGAGGTGGTGCGGCTCTACCTGGCTGTGCTCAGTGACCGCACGCCTGAGAATCTTCACGCCTTCCTCATCTCTGTGCCTGGCAGCTTCGCTGAGAGCGGGGCCACCAAGAACCTCCTGGATTCCATGGCCCGCAACGTGGCCCTGGATGCCCTGCAGCTGCCCAAGTCCTGGCTCAACGGCTCATCCCTGCTCCAGCACATGAAGTTCAACAACCCATTTTATTTCAGCTTCAGCCGCTGCACCCTGTCCGGTGGCCACCTGATCCAGCGGGTCATTGATGGAGCCAAGGAGCTCCGCAGCCTGGCGAGCCTGAACCTCAGTGGCTGCGTCCACTGCTTGTCCCCGGACTCCCTGCTCCGCAAGGCGGAGGACGATATTGATAGCggcatcctggagaccctggtGGCGTCCTGTCGCAACTTGCGGCACCTCAACCTCTCGGCTGCCCATCACCACAGCTCTGAGGGCCCAGGCCGCCACCTCTGCCAGCTGCTGGCTCGGCTGCGCCACCTGCGCTCCTTATCCCTGCCTGTCTGCTCTGTCGCCGACTCAGCACCACGGTCCGACCGTGTGCCTGCCATGCATGCTGTGCCCCGTGGCTTTGGCAAGAAGGTGCGCATTGGCGTGCAGTCCTGCCCCAACCCCTTCTCGGGGCAGGCAGGCCCTCAGCCTTCCTCCGTGTTCTGGTCTCTGCTGAAGAACGTGCCCTTTCTGGAGCGCCTTGAGCTGATCGGGTCCAACTTCTCCTCTGCCATGCCGCGCAACGAACCTGCTATCCGCAACTCCCTCCCGCCCTGCAGCCGGGCACAGAACGTTGGAGACTCGGAAGTGGCTGCCATTGGCCAGCTGGCATTCCTGAGGCACCTGACGCTGGCCCAGCTGCCCAGCATCCTGACGGGCTCTGGGCTGGTCAGCATCGGCCTGCAGTGCCAGCAGCTGCAGTCTCTCTCACTGGCCAACCTGGGCATGATGGGGAAGGTGGTCTACATGTCTGCGCTCTCAGACATGCTGAAGCACTGCAAGCGGCTGAAGGACCTCAG GCTGGAACAGCCCTATTTCAGCGCCAACGCCCAGTTCTTCCAGGCGCTCAGCCAGTGCTCTGCGCTGCAGCGCCTCTGCCTGGTCTCCCGCAGTGGCACGCTCCAGCCTGAGGCTGTGCTGGCTTTCATGGCCCGCTGCCTGCACGTTGTTGTGTGCCACATGTTCACCGGGGAGTCCCTGGCCACCTGCAAGAGCCTGCAGCAGTCCCTGCTCCGAAG ATGCCACGGCTTGTGTGGACTGTGTGGCCTGTGTGCACCTCTGCAGCACCCCACGGATCCTCCCACTCCTCGAGACTGTGTGACAGTG
- the FBXL18 gene encoding F-box/LRR-repeat protein 18 isoform X6, producing the protein MASSEEASEDKVKQLVKEIGREIQQLNMAGCYWLSGATIEHVARCRSLVKVNLSGCHLTSLRLSKMLSALQHLRSLAIDVSPGFDAGQLSGECKATLSRVRELKQTLYTPSYGVVPCCTSLEKLLLYFEILDRTREGAILSGQLMVGQSNVPHYQNLRVFYARLAPGYINQEVVRLYLAVLSDRTPENLHAFLISVPGSFAESGATKNLLDSMARNVALDALQLPKSWLNGSSLLQHMKFNNPFYFSFSRCTLSGGHLIQRVIDGAKELRSLASLNLSGCVHCLSPDSLLRKAEDDIDSGILETLVASCRNLRHLNLSAAHHHSSEGPGRHLCQLLARLRHLRSLSLPVCSVADSAPRSDRVPAMHAVPRGFGKKVRIGVQSCPNPFSGQAGPQPSSVFWSLLKNVPFLERLELIGSNFSSAMPRNEPAIRNSLPPCSRAQNVGDSEVAAIGQLAFLRHLTLAQLPSILTGSGLVSIGLQCQQLQSLSLANLGMMGKVVYMSALSDMLKHCKRLKDLRLEQPYFSANAQFFQALSQCSALQRLCLVSRSGTLQPEAVLAFMARCLHVVVCHMFTGESLATCKSLQQSLLRRCHGLCGLCGLCAPLQHPTDPPTPRDCVTVFPGRAARAERCHLPSAPRGPDQCHPGRPHGAPG; encoded by the exons GCAAGTGAGGACAAGGTGAAGCAACTGGTGAAGGAGATCGGCCGGGAGATCCAGCAGCTCAACATGGCCGGCTGCTACTGGCTGTCAGGTGCCACCATTGAGCACGTGGCCCGTTGCCGCAGCCTGGTGAAGGTGAACCTCTCTGGCTGCCACCTGACCTCCCTGCGTCTGTCCAAGATGCTCTCAGCCTTGCAGCACCTGCGCTCTTTGGCCATCGACGTGAGCCCTGGCTTCGATGCCGGCCAGCTGAGTGGTGAGTGCAAGGCCACACTGAGCCGCGTGCGGGAGCTGAAGCAGACGCTGTACACACCCTCCTATGGTGTCGTGCCCTGCTGCACCAGCCTTGAGAAGCTGCTGCTCTACTTCGAGATTCTTGACCGCACACGTGAGGGCGCCATCCTCTCAGGCCAGCTGATGGTTGGCCAGAGCAATGTGCCCCACTACCAGAACCTGCGGGTCTTCTACGCGCGCCTGGCCCCTGGCTACATCAATCAGGAGGTGGTGCGGCTCTACCTGGCTGTGCTCAGTGACCGCACGCCTGAGAATCTTCACGCCTTCCTCATCTCTGTGCCTGGCAGCTTCGCTGAGAGCGGGGCCACCAAGAACCTCCTGGATTCCATGGCCCGCAACGTGGCCCTGGATGCCCTGCAGCTGCCCAAGTCCTGGCTCAACGGCTCATCCCTGCTCCAGCACATGAAGTTCAACAACCCATTTTATTTCAGCTTCAGCCGCTGCACCCTGTCCGGTGGCCACCTGATCCAGCGGGTCATTGATGGAGCCAAGGAGCTCCGCAGCCTGGCGAGCCTGAACCTCAGTGGCTGCGTCCACTGCTTGTCCCCGGACTCCCTGCTCCGCAAGGCGGAGGACGATATTGATAGCggcatcctggagaccctggtGGCGTCCTGTCGCAACTTGCGGCACCTCAACCTCTCGGCTGCCCATCACCACAGCTCTGAGGGCCCAGGCCGCCACCTCTGCCAGCTGCTGGCTCGGCTGCGCCACCTGCGCTCCTTATCCCTGCCTGTCTGCTCTGTCGCCGACTCAGCACCACGGTCCGACCGTGTGCCTGCCATGCATGCTGTGCCCCGTGGCTTTGGCAAGAAGGTGCGCATTGGCGTGCAGTCCTGCCCCAACCCCTTCTCGGGGCAGGCAGGCCCTCAGCCTTCCTCCGTGTTCTGGTCTCTGCTGAAGAACGTGCCCTTTCTGGAGCGCCTTGAGCTGATCGGGTCCAACTTCTCCTCTGCCATGCCGCGCAACGAACCTGCTATCCGCAACTCCCTCCCGCCCTGCAGCCGGGCACAGAACGTTGGAGACTCGGAAGTGGCTGCCATTGGCCAGCTGGCATTCCTGAGGCACCTGACGCTGGCCCAGCTGCCCAGCATCCTGACGGGCTCTGGGCTGGTCAGCATCGGCCTGCAGTGCCAGCAGCTGCAGTCTCTCTCACTGGCCAACCTGGGCATGATGGGGAAGGTGGTCTACATGTCTGCGCTCTCAGACATGCTGAAGCACTGCAAGCGGCTGAAGGACCTCAG GCTGGAACAGCCCTATTTCAGCGCCAACGCCCAGTTCTTCCAGGCGCTCAGCCAGTGCTCTGCGCTGCAGCGCCTCTGCCTGGTCTCCCGCAGTGGCACGCTCCAGCCTGAGGCTGTGCTGGCTTTCATGGCCCGCTGCCTGCACGTTGTTGTGTGCCACATGTTCACCGGGGAGTCCCTGGCCACCTGCAAGAGCCTGCAGCAGTCCCTGCTCCGAAG ATGCCACGGCTTGTGTGGACTGTGTGGCCTGTGTGCACCTCTGCAGCACCCCACGGATCCTCCCACTCCTCGAGACTGTGTGACAGTG